The genomic stretch ttcactttgttggtacgtaggcatgagacttcaaaagtcttggcaaacacacaaaaaaagaaaaatatacTTCTTTTCCTATCTCTCCAATCTTTTATAAATAACACTcttttcaaaccaaaatgtatACATTTTCAAAtaggttcccatggagtaccatggatgtttagggtgctaacactttccctttgcataactaacccccaaacctttatctcttttattagttttgttttaaaacttcttcgggttttgttcgtactttttcccttttcctttggaaataataaaagcgcggtagtgactcttgctttgtgagttaagttaatcgaTAACTTAATCTCGAAATTTTTACTACTACACCCCTTCTGAATTACTATCCACCAATAGTAAAAACAATGCTCACCATCAATACATGAttaatcaccatataatcatgCATTTCATAACAATAAGAATCATATTCACATCATATAATATCACCAAACAACATCACCCCATCAAATATGTATTCATGCAACATTCAATCATGTTAAATCATATTAACATCAATCCATCATTAATTCATTCGTTTGTATCAATTAACCCTTTATTCGTTATTGTTCACTAGTGTGTAACAAGTAAACTATTAATTTTCACAATTTACAGTACCTATATAGTCTATTAATACATCATTATGAGATAGCCATACATATTATCTTTCCAACTCTTCAAACTGCATCTCATTTAGATTTACGGGCCTAAAGTTATGGCAAAAACAATTGAATAAAATAACATTCTTCAGCTTAACAATTTTTCAAAAATCAACTAGCATCGATCGATTAACATTTGAGTGCAATCAATTGACGTTAACCCCTACTACCTTCTTCCTTTTCAatttttcatgtttttttaaGAGAAATCAATTGATTGAGATGgttcaatttttttttcttccaaaattACACGCATGCAATCGACTGACATGAGCCCAAAATACAAAAATTCAAGTTTTTCACACGTTAACTTCGTCTTCCTTATTCCCTATCCTAGATACATCAAACCAACTCTTAATATAACATTCAAACATATCATATCATGAATTTAACATCATATAACAATCTCATCACAACTAAACATGTTATAGTGCATAGATTAAATCATGAATCATAACAATTTGGACACACCATTTATTCATCACTTTTATCAAATTTAGATTTATTGACATGCCGCAAGCATACGAAAAATGTCAGAGTAGTAAAAAGTATCTAACCTCGTAGACCAATGGTTAAGTATCGATTTGTATTCTATAAGTGTAAAGCTAGAGCGGCCGAAAATGGGTTTTAATGAATAACTTAAATGGAAAAGTACTTTTGGAAAGACAACTTAAAAGAGAATTTCTTGAAAATAACGATAAAACGAACAGGACCTAGGGTTATGACTCCTATCTTATATTTCTCCATATGACTTAAGCCTTTCTATTATGAGAATTTCGACTCAGTTTATAGAAAACTAGATTATTATGGCAATACGTACTTTCACCAGCCTATTGCCATACCTCTAACGAACGGGACGCTCGTCAGCTTTCGCTCGCACAGAAACGTTTGTTAGTGGTGTTTACATTTGCATAACTATTAAAAATTGGAACTTTTCTCAATTTCATTCGAGAACTTTTGTGACTTCGGACTTGATTGTTTATATACCTGCTTTCTGGCGTTGCCTCTATCCTTTCAGCATAAGACAAACGCCTAAAGACAACACTCCTACTTTCGTAGCGATTTTGGAATAAAACTCAGACTCTTTTAATAAAAAGGGTGGAATTCTCATAACTAGATGAAGTTCATGTGAATAATCATATGATATGGTTCATAACCCTTAGTCCCTAGAGGACTACTCACTCATGGTGAGAAACGATTAAGACAAATGAAGACATAATCGATAATCAGATAAATAAAGCAATAAATAAGAACCTGAACAATGAAAAAGAAAAACTTGAATTGACAACTTGATCCAGCAGCTCTAATGGACACTTTTACAAAGTCCGATAAATAGAAGCGCAAAACTAAAAACTGAAATAAAAACTGGATAAGAACTTAAGAATACATATGAGTTTTTATATTAAATTCTAAACATGGTAATAATCTCCCAGTTATCAATGCAAATTACACAAAATGAAGATCAGATCCAAGCAATCAAAATCCTTAAAGTGGAAAGAATCAGGCTGAAAAAGGAAACAAATCTGGAGAAAGCTCGCCTTCCTGTTACGAGCCGTAATAGCCATTAAGGGTTCCCGTAACAGGCCTATGGTTTTAGTACTAGGGTGCCTCAAAGTAGGGTTAAAGGAGCAAGCTTGTTACGGGTTGTAATAGCCATTACGGGTGCGTATAACAAGCCTCTGGTTTTTGTATGGAAACTTTATGATTCTTCGCCTTTTTCCGTGTTTTGTCCACTTGTCATCCCTCTTTCACTTGAAATGCATATTATGACCTGAAAAAAAAAGGAAACACAATACCGAAGTgtaaaacatgataaaatgaaaGGAAAGAAAACGAAAATGGTAAAATATGAAGgaaaaattattaataaaaatgATATAAAAACCCTTATCAAACTCTCCCAAACTTAGAccattgcttgtcctcaagcaacaAAGCTTGCATAAAGAATTTTTGGATCAAGCGGTTCACTTTAATTGAAAGAACTTGTGAAAGTAAAGCATGATGGTACTCATACTTGAGCTTTCATTCCGATTGACTAGTCCTAGTTCTCTTAGTAATCATCCATCGAAAAAAGTATTACAAGAATACACATTTGTAGtggtaaattttttgagattaagttattaATAAACTTAACTTacaaagcaagagtcgccaccacgcttttattatttccaaaggaaaagggaaaaagtacaaaaaaacccaaaaaatatttaaacaaaactaataaaaacaaATAAGCGTTTGGGGGTTAGTTATATAAAGGAAAGATATTAGCAtcctaaacatctatagtactctataggaacctctttgaaaaaTCTTTGCATTTTGGCTTTAAAAAAGGCGTTGTTTGCAAAAtattggagagatgagaaaataaatgtttttttaatgatttttgtgtTTGCTAAGACTTTTtgagtctcatgcctacgtaccaacaaagtgtaatggaggatcaaaacatcgtagttcgtggtaaaaataacaaagatttTAGTTTTGATTCATTTATAATGAAAAGGAATTTtgtaattttaaggagaatactcaactagtcactcataagtatgagaactttacatcaccatagagaagggctccaacttggataaagatcaatAAGTATTCCACTAGCTCTCTTGGGTGGAAaaaaattatcatcaatactatggggataggagaattacaTTTCAACTATGGAAATGgctcatgtctaaactttgagaaaaatttaaaagaaaaagggcacaaagggcataaaataatttaaatgagttatgcattttttagtctttttaaaattgatttgaatatgcttaagatgtattagcatttattaaaaaaatgttttgaaaatcacttgacaacAGTCAAGGTTTTATTGAGGAAGTGATTCAAGTTTGAAAAACCAGAAAGTTTTGAAAAAGAAAGAGGGgatttttaaaattaaagaatGAGAGAAGAaaaagagactatcctagagcataaagtaaaagctagggaggaaagatctacccaagagatagcaagctttatgacataagtcgagcaagaattccctcctttggattaagcctaAATCAAGCTaaataagcaaagaataaatcatgtatcagatgaaaccaggataaccaagccaagtctttaaaagaagtccaaagtcaaaggtaccagatgaatcccAAAGTCTCAAATCACAAGCTTCCAAAGCAAGGGTCAAggtcctagttctaagtccataactccacaagAATGCTAAAGATAGGAACCATAAGTCCATGAATCCAGAGAACCAAGTTTTTTAGGGGGTTTCTCCTTTACTAATGTCCTTAAAAGAAAAACAAATCCAAATGGACAAAGCGTAAAAGAGCATAAACATAAGCgatatgatatgagatgctaaaataaaagcataaagtaaacgacaaaaagataaagaacataagataaatgacattacAGTAAAGTTAATACAAAATAATGTTAGTAAATGAAGTTAGTAATCAAAAAGGGAAAGGAAATTTGTCATTTTTTTGTGAACACTtaactattcacccacaagcatgaaaatatggACCTTTACATCACCATGAGAAGAGCTCCgacttggataaaatcaacaagtatgccattagctctcataagtgaaaaggaagcaatattttcacacaataccatgaggacTGGGAGACctacaatctcacttatgaaaatgacttgttttcgggacaaatttaatgctatgttaagcaatcgtaattggacttatgaAGAAGTCGCAATTATCTAAGGTCgatcaataataatatttgtgtcaatacatgctagagaaatgatatataaatcattctcctaaagttatgccacacaaagaaagaaaagagaaTAGATCAAGCACAAAGGGTAGGAGAGTGATCCATTACACCAATCCATACTTCATagtacttaggacaaacttaAGCGGATTTGACCGTGGAGACATTACCTATGCGGATATAAGATAGAGAGGTGAAACAACTCCGTGGTAAAGAGATCAATTTGGTGAAAGTCATTTGGGGAGGACCTGTTGGTGTAAATGTGACATGGGAGCTTATGAGTCAGATGAGGGATTCCTATCCCAAGTTGTTTGCTTGAGGTAATTTTTTAGGACAAAAATATTTcaagtgggggagagttgtaacaccccgatttaattTCCGAATTTATTTATTAGGTGCTCattttaattaatcattatttggtgtgataattaattatatatgtattctggtgattatttgaatcatttgaatatatgtgttatttgaataattgaattttatgagtagaaataacaattgtctagtaatgggcctaattaattaaaatgggTGGATAAGTGGGTTAAGCCCATTATTAGTTAAAAAGATAGTAAGAGTTTTAGAGATTAGAGTTAGTTTTGTAAAACAAGAGAAGAAAGAGAATAGAATAAAAGAGAAGAGAAACAGAAGAAGAGGAAACTAGAAGAAGAAGGACCTAGAGATTTCATCTATACTAAGGTAAGGGTGGGATTTCAAGTGGTCATGGCTAAACATAATGTATATAATGTATGTGGGTTAGATAACATAAACTTCGAATTTAGGGATTTTAATTTTTGAGAAACCCTAACATGTGTTTATATTTTAATCCATgaaattgatgtttatgttaCGCTATGATATTTCTATATTGAATTCCATGAATGTGTATGTGTATAGAACATGATTTGGTGTATAATTGCATGTTTGAGTTTCacttgaaaatggttgatttggGATTTTAGTGAAAATTAGTGGAGCTTAGAATCTTGTTTCTATGATCCTAATAGTTGCTATATGATATATATAGGTTGTATAACTATTTATTTCATAAAAAATGATGGATTAATATGGTTTTATGATGAAAATTCGTGCTGGACAGTAGTATTTTTGCAACAACAATTTTCCTGGTTTTTGGGAGTATTTTTGCAATAGCAAATTTTCTGGTTTTGACAGCATTTTCGCAACAGcaaattttctggtttttgacagcattttgAAAAACTTGTAAATTCAATAAATTTTGAACCTTAACTCCGTTTGAGGTGCCGTTTGGACCGTTATGGCGCTAAGAATATTATCTATAACGTGATATTCATTTTGATAACAATAGATTAATATTTTATCAAAATAATCCTAATGTGGATGTATTTTATATGtgtggtgaatgtgaatgacatgttttctattgtttggcatgtattggatggttttagatggattttgtaaagaaacataatacttgaaattatgtatgtgatgatgtgaattggtgaatttgatgaataacatgaattGGCTTGTTTGCTTTATGTTAATGTATTGTGATGACATGATGAAAGCTATTTGATGTATTGTTTGGGATTGAAGTCATGTTTGGTGTATGTTGTGCAAATGTTGGATTTGGCATGCTTATGTATGATTAAGGGGTTACGCTCGTCTTAATTGCATGagtcttgttgttgttgcacacTTACACTAGCATGAGTCTATGAAAGAGGCAATGTTGGGTAATCTCGCGTAGATTATTTGCTTGTCCCAAACCTAACGCCGAATGGGGTTTGAAAGCTTAAGGCCGAATCGAGCTTTAGAGGTGGTTATCTAGTCTATTTGAGAGACGCTCAGCAAGCCGTAAATGATAACGGATGAGATCCACATGCATATCGCATTGAGTCACACATTGAGTCGCACGTGTCGGTATGAATTGTTGTTTGTATGATTATGTGATATGATTGTGTGGATATGATTTTGGTAGATATGCATATACGTGGATTGTCCGGTGCTGATACTTCTACTGAGGAGAGATTGATTCGAGGCACGTGCTTTATTAATAATATGCCTTTGATTGTTATTATTGATATCGATGCGACGCATTCTTTTATTTCTTTGGACTGTGCTAAGAGATTGAATCTTGAATTATCTGTTATGCGTGGAAGCATGGTTATTGATACTCCAGCTATGGGTTCAGTGACTACTTCATCTGTTTGTTTGAAATGTCCGTTGAATATTTGTGATAAATATTTTGTGAAATtatggtatcagatatgagatgtcgaaggtaatgtcacgacactaatatctgaacaacaagtgaAATATGAACAAAATAAAAACCATGAAACAATTGAAAaacgacacaagcaattgttaaccctgttcggtgcaaacacacctacgtctgggggctaccaagtcaggaaggaaatccactaaaaaaaattagttcaaagactctcaacaaacaacttcaagttatagtcttttcacctaatctctacccatgtgatttctatctaagaactcttagacatgagaccctactcactccccctcgatcacaacagtgatactagaacaaataccaaaaagaaagaagacacacttcaaggacacacacttgatcttgcttaaaagcttcaatcaagtaagcaaatacactcgtacttcaaagcttagagtggacaaattacaactcaaaaacttagtccaattcacacatcaacaagatggatgaatggctcacaattTACAAACgcacacaagactaaaaccctaatacTTACTTACTTCACCATTCGTATTTTCTATATCTAAAACAGGGTTTACATAgtctttaaatagaagctttctaaatgggcctgggcagcatgaaaccctaattctatttatTGCGTATTCCCTAAGAAATAGCAGCGAATCATTCCTTTTCGGGAAACAAAATATTCTGgctttaaatagaattactccttgaatagtGCATGaaatctccacataagcacacaaagacttGCATTAAAATCGCAAcaacaaaatacataacattcagactgaatgttctgtatgcacATGTCGTAACATCAGGTCTGACATCTTGAATAAGTCGTGCACAACCATATCAAACAACCTGCAGAAAGttgatatcacatgtcaagactacaagcgtgacatcttgtgataacactaagttttaccaaaattgatgccaattcatagaaccaacaaactccccctttggaaatttttggctaaaacaaacaACAGATCACATGTTCACAAGAAATCAATCAGAGCatcagttcagcagcagaagAAAACATACACACATCACTAGCAAAAATaacaactagtaaacacacaaGCACTTGCACATACAACACTAGTAAACATCAGGACACACAAGTGCTTGTACTCTCCCTCAAGTCCATGCAACTTCCCAGAACACAACAACTCCCCCTTAAGCCAGTCCACAACAAGCAACAACCACACTGCTTCACACAAACAGAACACAGAGAATTCTCCCCCTGTACGAAACAAATAAACACCAGAATTTTCCCCCTGTATCAGACAAGCAGAGCAACATCAATACTACAGAGCTAAGCTAAGATACTCAACTACATCTACaactacttctccccctttttagccaaaagagaccaaagagacaaaataaatgtctatttagTCATTAACAGAAATACCAGAAGTTAAAGAGTTACATCACCAAGTACATACACAACTGTAAGAATTCTGAGAAACAAACAAAAAAACACAAAGAAATCCACCAAAAAACCAAGAAAACCATCAAAACAAGAGGGACCAAAGCCAACAGAGCTACTCAGTAGAGCTTGAGTTTGCAGCCTCTTCAGCAGCACCAAAAGCAGAATTACCACTCGCATCATCATTGTTagcagacctctcactagaggtgtgggcttcagcTTCTTCTTCATGGCTGACATTAGCATGTTCAACATTTTCACCCTCAGCCTGCTCCAAGCTTTCAATCAAGGCTTCCAAAGATTATTTTCTAGCTGTGGCTACCCTAATCCATTCACCTGGCTCTTTGCATGTCTCTTTAAGCTCAACAATTGCTCCAACTTTTGAGATTGGCCTCCTCAAGGCAGATGTCATCAAAGAGTTTGTAGTGCACATATAAAGTTAGTTTTCTCCTACTAGGTAAATCATTTGAGCATAGAATACCAGGATGTTGATTCAAGATAATTCCACAGATCATAGAGGGAAAAGCAATTGGCAGCTTAACTGCATTAGTAGTTGCATGCTTGATGATTTGATCAAACATATATCTACCATAGTCAAATTTCACTTTTGTCCCAACAACAAAAATAAACCTCCCAAGAGTATTAGCAATGGTGGAGATATGGTTGGTAGGGACCCAGTTAGCAGCTCCTATTTTATGCAGGATAGCATACTTGATAGTCAACTTCCAagcaggaagatgctttttaaAAGGCCAAAATTTCACCTGCTTAACTGTAATCTCCCTACAGACCTGATTGTCTGTAACCTCTAATTCTCCTGCACCCTCATTATTTCTGCctaaaaaattattaataatagTAGGAGAGAATGTTATACACTTACCCCTCACATACACCTTGTAGAACTCCTTGTTGTTCTTATCAGAAATATCCTCAGGAATATTAACAATAAATTCCTTGGCTAAACCTTCGTAGCATTGAGAGAACCCAACAACAGTCTTCAAAAGCCCAGCAACTTgtatcaggtccatgacctccttgacATTAACAACATCTTTTCCCAATTCCCTTTTCACAGCTACCCTTCTCtgaatcacaaatttccacttAGCAGCTCCATCCTCAAGATGGAAGGAGATGTTATCCAAATGAACAACAGGTACTTTAACAGGAGACTTCCTAACAGTAGTTTTCTTCGCAGGcgagatgtcagggacatcttcctcaacatcctcTTCAGGCTCAGAATCATCTCTGACCTTCCTCTCCTTTATTTCAACCTTGCTCCATGGTTTGGAGGGACCGATGACAGCAGTCTTCTTAGCTTCTCTAGCTGACATAAGTTCAGCCACAAATTTTCCTTTGCGAGTCTTCATGCGTTTAGCCACACTTGGCTTTATGTGATGAATCAAGCTTTCCTCTTGATCATCAGAGCTACCATCCTCTAGATCAATCACAACTTTTGCATCATCATGCTTCTCAGAGTGGGAAGAATTAGTCGTGTTAGAGGCTACAAATTTCCCTTTGTCAGACACGGTTTGCCCTAGAGAGCGCAACCCTTCAGCAGCCAAGACCTTTTTCAGAACTGGAGGAATCATCACCCTTACCACTAGGCTGTTCAACCTCAGGAGGGGGATACATTTGAGCAAGGGGAGTAGAAACCCCCTTCACAGAGTGGCCTTCATTAAGAATTCTAGTAACTATGTCTCTTATAACACGATCAGTATAATGTGTTCCTTCCTTATACTTAGTGATAGGAGTTGAATCAGACAGAATACTAGAGGGATTACCTTGATTGGAACATGCAGAAGCGGAGGCATCAATGGAGATGAGTTGGTTCAAATCAATGTCCGCGGCGAGAATAACAGAGAGAGGAGCAACATCCAGAATCACATCATCAGGGACGCCCATGGGAGGAACACTAAATTTTGGAGTAGACTTAATATTTTTAGAAGCAGATGTAtcttgatgttgtgacattttggagtttttctggaaaaagtaaggttgccctagcagaggtttgtGGAGAAGGAAAAGGAAGATGGAATAGTTGGAGTAGGTAATGGGGTTATGGGGGTAGCGTGTGAAGATGgaatagatggtatttccaatacaaggtaatgatttaccataatggGGGAACTTTATTTTAGGAAAATAGACTATAATTTGAGTActttttccactccatattaattgctacaaattttCATAAATGCAAATCCCTAATCTCCCTCTCaggaattcaaattgatttgcatccaaggcctttgtaaaaatattATCTAATtgcatctcagtagcaacatgctctaaggctacaatcttatcctccacaagttctctaataaaatgatgacggatatcaatatgtttgatcttactgtgctgaataggattctttgagatgtttatagcactcaggttatcatAGTAAAATTccatgacatcttgtgtgacattgtattcagtcaacatttgtttcatccacaccagttgagaacaactacttccaactgctatgtatttagcttcagcagtagacagagaaacacaattttgcttcttactaaaccatgatattagattgttccccaagaagaaacatcctcctgatgtgcttttcctatcatgagcacttccagcccaatcaacatcacaatatccagacaacacagaatcagatccatgagtgtataggatcccatagtcacaagtgccattgacatatttcaggatccttttcacttggtttatatggctcacctttggttcaacttgatatctagcacatacacctacagcaaaagcaatgtcaggtctgcttgctgtaagatatagcagactccctatcatgcttctgtagagactttgatccatactgacaccattttcatctttagataacttcagatgagtaggagcaggtgtcctcttgtggcttgcattctccatgccaaacttcttaactataTTCTTGGcgtatttactttgagatagaaagatagaatcttccacctgcttgacttgcaggccaagaaaataagttagttctccaacaagacttatctcaaattcagactgcatttgttcaacaaaatgttgaaccatcttacttgacatcccaccaaacacaatatcatccacataaatcTGAGCAAtcatgagctttcctccttcatctttgacaaataaagtcttatcaatgcccccctttctgtatccattgtcaatgagaaatagtgtgagtctctcatacctagctctaggagcttgtttcaacccataaagagctttcctcaacttattacacatgctttggaagatttggatctgtgaatccctttggttgttcaacatatacttcctcattcaagtagccatttaagaaggcacttttcacatccatttggaacagtttaaacttcagaatacatgccactcctagcaataatctaatggactccaggcgagctacgggtgcaaatgtttcatcaaagtcaacttCTTCAACTTGAGTTTATCCTTGAGCTACTAAccttgctttattcctagtaaccacacctttttcatcagatttattcttgtatacccactttgttccaataacatttattccttcaggtcttggaactaaatcccatacttcatttctcttgaattggcccaactcttcctgcatggcattgatccaaaattcatcTGTTAAAGCTTCTTTAacattcttaggctcaatctttgacacaaaacagacacgtgagatcacttcccttgatctagtggtgactCCTTTATTTAtatctcctataatgagatctttaggatgatccttctgaattctgataaAGGGTCCCTTGTTTACTTGATCAACTTCAGGTTCAACCTGGGTGGACTCACTCTCACTACTTTTATCAGAAGGttcagctggggcatcattcagaaatgtttcaacatcgtctgtgacatcagtctcttgatcatcaacaacaacattgatagattccatcataactttaGTTCTAGAATTAAAGATTCTAAAGGCTCTGCTGTTTattgagtagcccagaaatattccttcatcactcttggggtccattttccttctttgttcatgatcaactaggatatagcatttactaccaaacacatggaagtatttgacagtaggtcttattcccttccagacttcatataaagtggttgaggtcccttttctcaaggttactctgttgtgaacataacaagcagtgttcatagcttcagcccaaaagtggtaaggaaact from Lathyrus oleraceus cultivar Zhongwan6 chromosome 7, CAAS_Psat_ZW6_1.0, whole genome shotgun sequence encodes the following:
- the LOC127104361 gene encoding uncharacterized protein LOC127104361, which translates into the protein MSQHQDTSASKNIKSTPKFSVPPMGVPDDVILDVAPLSVILAADIDLNQLISIDASASACSNQGNPSSILSDSTPITKYKEGTHYTDRVIRDIVTRILNEGHSVKGVSTPLAQMYPPPEVEQPSGLRSLGQTVSDKGKFVASNTTNSSHSEKHDDAKVVIDLEDGSSDDQEESLIHHIKPSVAKRMKTRKGKFVAELMSAREAKKTAVIGPSKPWSKVEIKERKVRDDSEPEEDVEEDVPDISPAKKTTVRKSPVKVPVVHLDNISFHLEDGAAKWKFVIQRRVAVKRELGKDVVNVKEVMDLIQVAGLLKTVVGFSQCYEGLAKEFIVNIPEDISDKNNKEFYKVYVRGRNNEGAGELEVTDNQVCREITVKQVKFWPFKKHLPAWKLTIKYAILHKIGAANWVPTNHISTIANTLGRFIFVVGTKVKFDYGRYMFDQIIKHATTNAVKLPIAFPSMICGIILNQHPGILCSNDLPSRRKLTLYAEGENVEHANVSHEEEAEAHTSSERSANNDDASGNSAFGAAEEAANSSSTE